Proteins from a genomic interval of Leptospira hartskeerlii:
- a CDS encoding tetratricopeptide repeat protein, which yields MNKIIKIALILSISTAIYAEPETSVIESSLKNYAPETDTQLANKLTALGSLKQKTRDYEGAIAFYDQSLAVRTKIGDKESSGYALVLYLKSISEFRLGKSCQALENIKEVIHVYQKIGDLDSALHAEEEGLKKYQEACSLAFAKQPSLTLNKD from the coding sequence ATGAACAAAATAATTAAAATTGCCCTGATTTTAAGCATCTCCACTGCAATTTATGCAGAACCTGAGACCAGTGTGATCGAAAGTTCGCTCAAGAACTACGCACCGGAGACAGATACCCAGCTGGCAAATAAGCTTACTGCCCTGGGTAGCCTAAAACAAAAAACCAGGGACTACGAAGGTGCAATCGCTTTTTACGATCAGTCCTTGGCTGTGAGAACAAAAATCGGTGATAAAGAAAGTTCCGGATACGCTCTTGTTCTTTACCTGAAATCCATCTCCGAATTCCGTCTCGGCAAATCCTGCCAAGCCTTAGAGAACATTAAAGAAGTTATCCATGTATACCAAAAGATTGGTGACCTTGATTCCGCTCTACACGCAGAGGAAGAAGGTCTTAAAAAATACCAGGAAGCATGCAGCCTGGCTTTTGCGAAACAGCCAAGCCTGACTCTAAACAAGGACTAA
- a CDS encoding lysophospholipid acyltransferase family protein, with protein sequence MSSKNIQKPHPGSSELARKALRWFGRLYGSLFYKTEAHGLENVPQTGKVLVLSKHQRNDDIPLGLAKALYHRRMDIWAIMKDSLASPMFFDFFLRCGGIPLNRKEPRKSKNDLLFAKKVLNEGNMLVIFPEQTTVPYKMGKGRPGGFRFIVGKPEEPLAVLCLGLEYKPRGFLRRTSLIVRAGKLRYLEPDMDPEDFLHDCMHEIASLTSMKYPFEQGKKSADLELEEAPI encoded by the coding sequence ATGTCATCTAAGAATATACAAAAGCCTCATCCTGGAAGTTCTGAATTAGCCAGAAAAGCGTTACGCTGGTTCGGAAGACTCTACGGATCCTTATTTTATAAAACAGAAGCTCATGGATTGGAAAATGTGCCTCAAACTGGAAAGGTCCTAGTACTATCCAAACATCAAAGGAATGACGATATCCCTCTCGGACTCGCCAAAGCATTATATCATAGAAGAATGGATATCTGGGCGATCATGAAGGATTCCCTTGCTTCTCCCATGTTCTTTGATTTTTTCCTTCGCTGCGGAGGAATTCCTCTGAATAGAAAAGAACCCAGAAAAAGTAAGAACGATCTTCTATTTGCGAAGAAGGTCCTGAACGAAGGCAATATGCTCGTGATCTTCCCGGAACAAACCACAGTTCCTTATAAAATGGGAAAGGGCCGCCCTGGCGGATTCAGATTCATAGTAGGAAAACCGGAAGAACCTCTAGCAGTTCTTTGCCTGGGATTGGAATATAAGCCGAGAGGATTTTTGCGTAGGACCAGCCTGATCGTTCGTGCTGGGAAACTCAGGTATTTAGAGCCGGATATGGACCCAGAAGATTTCCTACATGATTGTATGCACGAGATCGCAAGCCTTACCAGCATGAAATACCCATTCGAACAGGGTAAAAAATCAGCAGATTTAGAGCTGGAAGAGGCACCGATCTAA
- a CDS encoding acyl-CoA--6-aminopenicillanic acid acyltransferase: MCDTFVATPDSTSSGKMIFGKNSDREPNEPQCLVRYPEKISKESQQRLTFIDVPSSKKSREVLISRPLQMWGAEMGANSKGVVIGNEAVFTRLKIGKKNDGLTGMDLLRLGLERSDTAADARDLIIEYLERFGQDACGGYSNRDFFYHNSFIIADPKEAYVLETADRYWAWKKIKGFYAISNGLTLGSEYDGLHSHAIDFARAKGWLKKGENFSFKEAFSDSLFTTFSKCKVRREIVSNGGKFFGSKLGVSEAMQILRLEGKEKGSVPLSISQGGFPSKSIGYSPSQSGMGSVCLHAGGPFSPNQTTSSFVAELDTNPVYSQFWATGCSIPSLSVFIPFSIPGKTFLEGDIVQPGASPDSSLWWNHEILYRLCLKNYDKAVSIFSAELKEKQEKYIQKVEYTLGLSRNFSLDPITKEALEEVDKLYRKWRNQVLELAVNGNILPNFWTSPLYNLSWAIWNRKARINSRVLKGTDLPYEPAYL, encoded by the coding sequence ATGTGCGATACTTTTGTTGCCACTCCGGATTCGACTTCTTCCGGAAAAATGATCTTCGGAAAAAATTCTGATAGAGAACCGAACGAGCCCCAATGTCTGGTGCGATATCCCGAAAAAATATCTAAGGAAAGCCAGCAAAGACTTACCTTCATAGATGTTCCAAGTTCTAAAAAATCCAGAGAAGTTTTGATCTCTCGCCCTCTTCAAATGTGGGGAGCGGAGATGGGTGCAAATTCAAAAGGTGTTGTGATCGGTAACGAGGCAGTATTCACCAGGCTTAAGATCGGAAAGAAAAATGATGGCCTTACCGGGATGGATCTTTTGCGCCTGGGATTAGAACGTTCCGACACTGCTGCGGATGCAAGAGATCTTATCATAGAATATTTAGAAAGATTCGGCCAAGATGCATGTGGCGGTTATTCCAATCGGGACTTCTTCTATCATAATAGTTTTATAATCGCCGACCCTAAGGAAGCTTATGTTCTGGAAACTGCGGACAGATATTGGGCTTGGAAGAAGATCAAAGGGTTTTATGCAATCTCCAACGGTCTGACCTTAGGATCCGAGTATGACGGACTCCATTCTCATGCGATCGATTTTGCAAGAGCGAAGGGTTGGTTGAAGAAGGGAGAAAACTTTTCCTTTAAAGAAGCTTTCTCAGATTCTCTTTTTACTACTTTCAGTAAATGTAAAGTTCGAAGAGAGATCGTTTCTAACGGAGGTAAATTTTTCGGTTCCAAGTTAGGCGTTTCGGAAGCGATGCAGATACTAAGATTAGAAGGTAAAGAAAAGGGAAGTGTTCCGCTTTCCATCAGCCAGGGAGGTTTTCCTTCCAAGAGTATAGGTTATTCTCCTTCTCAGTCCGGGATGGGCTCAGTTTGCCTTCATGCAGGAGGTCCTTTTTCTCCGAACCAAACTACTTCTTCTTTTGTGGCGGAACTAGATACAAATCCAGTGTATTCTCAGTTTTGGGCGACTGGATGTTCTATTCCTTCATTGTCCGTTTTTATTCCATTTTCTATTCCTGGAAAAACTTTCTTGGAAGGAGATATTGTACAACCAGGGGCCAGTCCGGATTCTTCTCTTTGGTGGAACCATGAAATTTTATATAGACTTTGTCTGAAAAATTATGATAAGGCAGTCTCCATCTTTAGTGCGGAATTAAAGGAGAAGCAGGAGAAATATATTCAAAAAGTAGAATATACTCTTGGTTTGAGCAGGAACTTTTCTCTGGATCCGATCACTAAAGAAGCTTTGGAAGAAGTAGATAAACTTTATCGAAAATGGAGAAATCAGGTATTAGAACTTGCGGTGAACGGGAATATACTTCCGAACTTCTGGACTTCTCCACTTTATAATCTGAGCTGGGCGATCTGGAACCGAAAAGCGAGGATCAACTCCAGAGTTCTTAAGGGGACTGATTTGCCTTACGAACCCGCATATTTATGA
- a CDS encoding SelL-related redox protein, whose amino-acid sequence MKFLPKEILESQVEGRNLTGLSFGDNLPQKPSLVVFLRHLGCIFCRETVEDLRVFSSQMAAFPPILFVYPDSAREGEDFFSRFWPEAKAISNPSASFYESIQIQEGNLIELAGPEVWVSAVRALAKGNFYGVQGRHLLRMPGVFLVLKDRILWSHSYRHIGDEPDWSKIPGCTPLPTDEYDPGILPA is encoded by the coding sequence ATGAAATTCCTACCGAAAGAAATTTTGGAATCCCAGGTCGAAGGAAGAAATTTAACTGGCTTAAGTTTCGGGGACAATCTTCCTCAAAAACCTAGTCTGGTCGTTTTTCTGCGACATCTTGGTTGTATATTTTGCAGAGAAACTGTGGAAGACCTTCGTGTTTTCAGTTCCCAAATGGCTGCATTCCCTCCAATTTTGTTTGTATATCCAGACTCAGCGAGAGAAGGAGAAGATTTTTTTTCCAGATTCTGGCCGGAAGCAAAAGCAATTTCGAATCCGAGCGCTTCCTTTTACGAAAGTATACAAATACAAGAAGGCAACTTAATCGAACTAGCTGGTCCCGAAGTTTGGGTGAGTGCAGTGCGGGCTCTTGCAAAAGGAAATTTTTACGGAGTCCAAGGCAGGCATTTACTCAGGATGCCTGGAGTGTTTTTAGTATTGAAAGATAGAATTCTCTGGTCCCATTCTTATCGTCATATTGGAGACGAACCGGACTGGAGTAAAATCCCTGGTTGCACTCCTTTGCCTACGGATGAATACGATCCAGGGATTTTGCCGGCGTAA
- a CDS encoding intradiol ring-cleavage dioxygenase, which produces MQRISKSFSHSIRENTEFELKRKDFLKSIFVSGAVFTGLANSCNSQKDNSTANLGLLQGILDTSSCNAADVSTSSVCALIPTETEGPYPLDLSSNSSYFRQDITEGKTGIPLSLILTIQNINDNCNPISNARVDVWHCDKDGYYSGYKESGYLGTKDYIGDTFCRGIQLTDSSGIVNFTTIYPGWYSGRVTHIHFQVYLNNGLVATSQIAFPEDITKVVYNTSLYSAHGQNTSVPGNCYDNIFNNSTSDLSLELCTITEDSSTGGYIASLTVGIAN; this is translated from the coding sequence ATGCAAAGAATATCTAAATCATTCTCTCACTCAATCAGAGAGAATACGGAGTTTGAATTGAAAAGAAAAGATTTTCTGAAAAGTATATTCGTATCCGGCGCAGTTTTTACGGGACTTGCCAATTCCTGTAATTCTCAAAAGGATAATTCCACGGCTAATCTGGGCTTATTACAAGGAATTCTGGATACTTCTTCCTGCAATGCGGCTGATGTTTCCACTTCTTCCGTATGCGCGTTGATCCCTACAGAAACGGAAGGTCCTTATCCTTTGGATCTGAGTTCCAATTCTTCTTATTTCCGCCAAGATATCACCGAGGGAAAAACAGGGATCCCTTTGAGTCTTATATTAACGATCCAAAACATAAACGATAATTGTAATCCTATCTCCAATGCAAGAGTGGATGTTTGGCATTGTGATAAGGACGGCTACTATTCGGGATACAAAGAATCCGGGTATTTGGGCACTAAGGATTATATCGGTGACACATTCTGCAGAGGAATACAGCTCACGGATAGTTCTGGTATCGTAAACTTTACCACGATCTATCCGGGTTGGTACTCGGGCAGGGTAACTCATATCCATTTCCAAGTGTATCTGAATAACGGACTTGTAGCAACATCTCAAATTGCTTTCCCGGAAGACATTACGAAAGTTGTATATAATACTTCTCTGTATTCCGCTCATGGGCAGAACACGTCCGTTCCGGGAAATTGTTACGATAATATTTTTAATAACTCAACTTCGGATCTAAGTTTGGAATTATGTACGATCACGGAAGATTCTTCCACAGGAGGATATATTGCAAGTCTGACTGTAGGGATCGCTAATTAA
- a CDS encoding LIMLP_12425 family protein, which translates to MERQISKQQGTKFGFSSIFQKEDPDHVKLENSLVRAVSELRTEQMKDISLSKDFNLRLENLLKDVRFDEETSWSKFSRSFVWNRSFQYSLSAALAILVLAVTVGRFSSSNETSLAERSGTLTVGEDREFVDLPSSARVNVDLNSRHLLEISKNPQASKTLGSLEQYFIEKGDYRTAQEIRHVLESTSK; encoded by the coding sequence ATGGAAAGACAAATAAGTAAACAACAGGGAACAAAGTTCGGATTCTCTTCCATTTTTCAGAAAGAAGATCCGGATCACGTTAAATTAGAAAACTCTCTGGTTCGAGCGGTCTCCGAACTGCGAACGGAACAGATGAAGGATATCAGCCTCTCCAAGGACTTCAATCTTCGATTAGAAAATCTACTCAAAGATGTCCGCTTCGACGAAGAAACCTCTTGGTCCAAATTCTCCCGCAGTTTTGTCTGGAACCGCTCCTTCCAATACTCTCTCAGCGCCGCTCTCGCAATCCTAGTTCTCGCAGTTACAGTAGGTCGCTTTTCTTCTTCTAACGAAACAAGTTTGGCAGAAAGATCCGGAACTCTTACAGTAGGCGAAGATCGCGAGTTTGTAGATCTTCCTTCTTCTGCTAGAGTAAATGTGGATCTGAATTCACGTCATCTACTCGAGATTTCCAAAAATCCCCAAGCTTCTAAGACTTTAGGTTCTTTAGAGCAATACTTTATTGAAAAGGGTGATTATAGAACGGCTCAAGAGATCCGCCACGTTCTGGAATCAACTTCTAAGTAA
- a CDS encoding PP2C family protein-serine/threonine phosphatase: protein MLGDPASEGLSDPRWMRVAHVTLICISLFLSFKFEKFKRYCESILLFHFAVMSIHSFYLLYVNGLYLGYLFGLILVVFSTGVSINNRRILIPSLLLFISIAFFVGIHVKDPKIDVGMYYFGLISSGILSVLVIGFRMRTFETLLAADVQMEKFQVNIEGELSIAQKTQKSLVDLEFPEAGNFRIYSYFKPLESVGGDLIKTNLGKEGELDFFFADAAGHGVSAAMVSAMAVMAFKTTAPVAESPSKGLTRIHESLMTMIGGFFITAVYMRLDLEKKSLTYSYAGHHPAALIKSDGSVQELTGKGTVLLALPKLFNRDYEILLEPGDRVVLFSDGMFEFYLKEKEFFGYDAFLDLIRDYTSLSARVFLDSLGDAVLGLHSSPPKDDMTMLLLEVL, encoded by the coding sequence TTGTTAGGCGATCCTGCCTCCGAGGGTCTTTCCGATCCAAGATGGATGAGGGTCGCTCATGTTACATTAATTTGTATCTCCTTATTCTTAAGTTTTAAATTCGAAAAATTTAAAAGATACTGCGAGTCGATTTTGCTATTCCATTTCGCAGTGATGAGTATCCATTCATTTTATCTTTTGTATGTGAACGGTCTATATCTAGGCTATTTATTCGGATTGATACTCGTTGTATTCAGCACAGGGGTTTCCATTAATAACCGAAGGATTTTGATCCCGTCCCTTCTTCTTTTCATTTCGATCGCATTCTTTGTCGGGATACATGTGAAAGATCCTAAGATAGATGTGGGGATGTATTATTTCGGTCTAATCTCTTCCGGAATTTTGTCGGTGCTTGTGATCGGTTTTAGAATGAGAACATTCGAGACCCTATTAGCGGCCGACGTTCAGATGGAAAAATTCCAGGTCAATATAGAAGGAGAATTGTCTATCGCTCAAAAGACTCAAAAAAGTCTCGTGGATCTTGAATTTCCGGAAGCTGGCAATTTTAGGATCTATTCTTATTTCAAACCTCTGGAAAGTGTGGGCGGGGACCTCATCAAAACAAATCTGGGCAAAGAAGGGGAACTTGACTTTTTCTTTGCAGATGCTGCGGGTCATGGAGTTTCCGCAGCAATGGTTTCTGCGATGGCGGTGATGGCTTTTAAGACGACTGCTCCCGTTGCGGAAAGTCCATCCAAAGGTTTAACTCGGATCCATGAGTCTTTAATGACTATGATCGGAGGATTTTTTATCACCGCAGTTTATATGAGATTGGACCTGGAGAAAAAAAGTCTGACCTATTCTTATGCGGGCCATCACCCTGCCGCTTTGATCAAGTCGGACGGTTCTGTGCAAGAGTTGACCGGGAAGGGTACGGTGTTACTTGCACTTCCTAAACTATTCAATCGAGACTATGAAATCCTATTAGAACCTGGAGATCGAGTCGTATTGTTCTCCGATGGAATGTTCGAGTTTTATCTAAAAGAAAAAGAATTTTTCGGCTACGATGCATTTTTAGATCTAATACGCGATTATACATCTCTTTCTGCCAGAGTATTTTTAGATTCTCTTGGAGACGCTGTGTTGGGCCTACATTCTTCTCCGCCTAAAGACGATATGACCATGCTACTTTTAGAGGTTCTATAG
- a CDS encoding TerC family protein: MDLHLVDVIISFLTLTAMEIVLGIDNIVFLSIVVGKLPKEQQTSGRTIGLLAALGFRIGLLFTVSWLASLTNGLFQVRDFTVTGRDLIMLGGGLFLIAKSTSEIHHKMEEGETDLETGSSPTFFNVILQIIILDIIFSVDSIVTAVGLSGNLMVMVLAVVISLLIMLIFSGKVSDFINEHPTMKILALSFLIMIGVMLFADGLHFHIPKGYIYFSMAFSLLVEFINMRVRKANQSP, translated from the coding sequence ATGGATTTGCATCTTGTAGACGTTATCATCTCTTTTCTGACCCTCACAGCAATGGAAATCGTTCTAGGGATCGATAATATTGTGTTTCTTTCCATAGTAGTCGGTAAACTTCCAAAAGAACAACAGACCAGCGGCCGCACGATCGGACTCTTAGCAGCCTTAGGTTTTAGGATCGGATTATTATTTACTGTAAGTTGGCTTGCAAGTCTCACAAATGGACTCTTCCAAGTGAGAGATTTTACAGTAACGGGAAGGGACTTGATCATGCTTGGCGGTGGTCTATTTCTAATCGCGAAAAGTACAAGTGAGATCCATCATAAAATGGAAGAAGGCGAAACGGATCTGGAAACAGGATCTTCTCCTACTTTTTTCAACGTGATCCTTCAGATAATCATTCTGGATATTATTTTTTCAGTAGATTCCATTGTTACTGCTGTCGGACTCTCAGGCAACCTGATGGTCATGGTTCTTGCAGTGGTCATTTCACTTTTGATCATGCTCATCTTTTCAGGAAAGGTCAGCGATTTTATCAATGAACATCCTACCATGAAAATTTTGGCACTTTCCTTTTTGATCATGATAGGTGTGATGTTATTCGCAGACGGTCTACATTTCCATATTCCAAAAGGGTATATTTATTTCTCTATGGCATTTTCACTCTTGGTGGAATTCATAAATATGCGGGTTCGTAAGGCAAATCAGTCCCCTTAA
- a CDS encoding PilZ domain-containing protein yields the protein MSEPDQKPRSPRFYPRDFDEYIVQVDSGLITLEGKLGNISESGICILMSGEDLPGSIPIEGSVIERRTGKRLEFLGDVVWKIPKQVESKRKFLYGVRFRDPLELTESLILINLSLEG from the coding sequence ATGAGCGAGCCCGATCAAAAACCTAGGAGTCCCAGATTTTATCCGAGAGATTTCGACGAGTACATCGTGCAGGTCGATTCAGGGCTCATTACGTTAGAAGGTAAACTCGGTAATATTTCCGAATCAGGTATCTGCATTTTAATGAGCGGAGAGGATCTACCGGGCTCCATTCCGATCGAAGGTTCTGTCATCGAAAGAAGGACCGGTAAACGTCTAGAATTTTTAGGCGACGTAGTGTGGAAAATTCCAAAGCAGGTGGAATCCAAACGTAAGTTCTTATACGGAGTACGTTTCAGAGATCCTTTAGAACTGACAGAGTCTTTAATACTCATCAATCTTTCTTTAGAAGGTTAA
- a CDS encoding patatin-like phospholipase family protein, with product MSSYFSPGESEQSGMIVGLPKAKKGARALVVAGGGMKGSFAGGALYAINQAMPSTYFDLILGVSSGSCAAAYYTTGYETDHAHGLKILDIWRKELTGSQLISFLNPFRGKTFLDQEYLIDYLFGSKYRLPSEYLEKKETSPFYVVVTNLAKARAEYVKATASNVLNLLKAATSLPIATRGKWKLGGQYYGDGGISDPIPVESVIQAGYKDITVVLNSPEDEFSDPIPGFQGWLSYPSNKKLSHMISKVHHTMYNRAVRIIHSPPKGVKIRVISPDESELSMVTTSSKLLNRSVTKGMEAGQRLVANMIAEISELKNKSKLLRKLFIPTIRPEEGKS from the coding sequence ATGAGCTCATATTTTTCTCCAGGAGAATCGGAACAGTCCGGAATGATAGTCGGTTTGCCCAAGGCCAAAAAAGGTGCGAGGGCTTTGGTTGTCGCGGGCGGAGGAATGAAAGGTTCCTTTGCGGGCGGGGCTTTGTATGCGATCAATCAAGCTATGCCTTCTACATATTTCGATCTAATTTTGGGAGTTTCTTCCGGTTCCTGTGCTGCTGCTTATTACACTACTGGATATGAGACAGATCATGCGCATGGTTTGAAGATCCTAGATATTTGGAGAAAAGAACTCACCGGAAGCCAATTGATCTCTTTTTTAAATCCTTTCCGGGGTAAAACTTTCCTAGATCAAGAATATCTAATAGACTATTTGTTCGGGAGCAAGTATAGACTTCCTTCCGAATATTTGGAGAAGAAGGAAACTTCTCCTTTTTACGTGGTGGTCACAAATCTTGCAAAAGCAAGAGCGGAATACGTAAAAGCAACAGCCTCCAATGTGTTGAATTTGTTGAAAGCAGCGACTTCTTTGCCGATCGCAACCAGAGGAAAATGGAAATTGGGCGGGCAATATTACGGGGATGGAGGGATCTCAGATCCGATCCCTGTTGAGTCCGTCATCCAAGCCGGTTATAAGGATATTACGGTTGTCTTAAATAGTCCTGAGGATGAATTTTCTGATCCGATCCCTGGTTTCCAAGGCTGGCTTTCCTATCCTTCTAATAAAAAACTTTCTCATATGATCAGTAAGGTGCACCATACTATGTACAATCGTGCGGTCCGGATCATTCATTCTCCTCCTAAGGGCGTAAAGATCAGAGTAATCTCTCCGGATGAATCCGAATTGAGCATGGTAACCACAAGCTCCAAACTTTTGAATCGTTCTGTCACCAAAGGTATGGAAGCGGGACAGAGACTAGTTGCAAACATGATCGCTGAAATTTCGGAACTCAAAAACAAATCCAAACTTTTGAGAAAACTTTTCATCCCTACAATCCGACCGGAAGAAGGCAAAAGCTGA
- the hpf gene encoding ribosome hibernation-promoting factor, HPF/YfiA family — MKIVFNWKNLDHSGTAEDYAEKKLERVSKYIQKLVSMEISFEQVHGLISANLNLAADGSKFNAQHEDKDIYSCIDGLEDKIVKQVSKHHDKKAAH; from the coding sequence ATGAAAATCGTTTTTAATTGGAAAAATTTAGATCATTCAGGAACGGCAGAGGATTATGCCGAAAAAAAATTAGAACGAGTCTCTAAATATATACAAAAGTTAGTATCGATGGAAATTTCATTCGAACAAGTGCATGGATTGATCAGCGCTAATCTGAATTTAGCCGCGGACGGAAGTAAATTTAATGCGCAACACGAAGACAAAGATATTTATTCCTGCATAGATGGCTTGGAAGATAAGATCGTAAAACAAGTAAGTAAACATCACGATAAAAAAGCCGCTCATTGA
- a CDS encoding RNA polymerase subunit sigma-70: protein MTKNSEKDKRLISSVEFYFREGNSENFLKEAWLWAWALAKGKYGLDEDSCSEIVLKLVLDAEEVLHLFKERGYSNFPAFFTTYTKNLIWNQRRKEIRLNRSEILSDGFERFYDPRSEFTKEILSQNREASLLVRNILSEMDPITSLILKLKHRIPLNLKESRLFCSKLKEKKLKLRDYYGKDAEEERKSWLRKKELNEKLSRLYQNMQIHRFENLERWKISRRQLLEVCGSVTEEKSFKKIGWYLGLSEHSVRKAYYFAVSELKRKEDLKKIRFAEAA from the coding sequence ATGACAAAAAACTCCGAAAAAGACAAAAGGCTGATCTCTTCCGTCGAATTTTATTTCCGAGAAGGGAATTCCGAAAATTTTCTAAAAGAAGCATGGCTCTGGGCCTGGGCACTCGCCAAAGGAAAATACGGTTTAGACGAAGATTCCTGTTCGGAGATCGTTCTGAAATTGGTTTTGGACGCGGAAGAAGTATTACATTTATTCAAGGAAAGAGGATATTCTAATTTCCCCGCATTCTTCACAACATATACTAAAAATTTAATATGGAACCAGAGAAGAAAAGAAATACGGCTTAACCGGAGCGAAATATTATCGGATGGATTCGAAAGATTTTATGACCCAAGGTCTGAATTTACCAAGGAGATATTGAGCCAAAATCGGGAAGCTTCTCTTTTGGTCCGAAATATCCTTTCTGAAATGGATCCGATCACCAGTCTTATTCTTAAATTAAAACATAGGATCCCTTTAAATTTAAAAGAATCCAGATTGTTCTGCTCAAAACTCAAAGAGAAAAAGCTAAAACTCAGAGATTATTATGGAAAAGACGCGGAAGAAGAAAGAAAATCCTGGCTAAGGAAAAAAGAACTGAATGAAAAACTTTCCAGGCTCTACCAAAACATGCAGATCCATCGTTTCGAAAATTTAGAAAGATGGAAAATTTCCCGAAGACAATTGCTCGAAGTATGTGGGTCGGTAACAGAAGAAAAAAGTTTCAAAAAGATAGGATGGTATCTGGGCCTAAGTGAGCACTCTGTCCGAAAGGCGTATTACTTTGCAGTTTCCGAATTAAAAAGAAAAGAAGATCTAAAAAAGATCAGATTTGCAGAAGCCGCTTAA
- a CDS encoding acyl-CoA thioesterase, translating into MSKPERYRYSVQQKVAWGDMDAFGHVNNVVYARYFETARASFFDDMDLWESPQKPMEGGPVLTHIEMDYRKQVRFPETIDISVKLESVKNRSFSIVCSMWNQAGECVLTGKAELLWFNFSTGKPAAIPDAYKEQFFQQNK; encoded by the coding sequence ATGTCTAAACCGGAAAGATACCGATACAGCGTTCAGCAAAAAGTTGCCTGGGGAGATATGGATGCCTTCGGCCATGTGAATAATGTGGTCTATGCAAGATATTTCGAAACTGCAAGAGCCTCTTTCTTCGATGATATGGATCTTTGGGAATCTCCTCAGAAGCCAATGGAAGGTGGGCCAGTCCTTACTCATATTGAAATGGATTATAGAAAGCAGGTCCGTTTTCCTGAAACGATTGATATTTCCGTAAAATTGGAATCCGTTAAAAACAGATCTTTTTCAATCGTTTGTTCTATGTGGAATCAGGCAGGGGAATGCGTGTTGACTGGAAAAGCCGAACTGTTATGGTTTAATTTTTCTACCGGAAAACCGGCGGCGATTCCAGATGCCTACAAGGAACAATTCTTCCAACAAAATAAATGA
- a CDS encoding RNA polymerase sigma factor has translation MIETDNPQRKQTVREKEIQLLKRIKEGDDKAYIELTGPYRERLYRKAVSMVKDGDDAEDIVQDALISGYRSIRNFRAESGVYTWLYRIVVNKSKDLLAKRKRARENSMDDSEFQVTDDRISFEKKVELSDESNYLINKIGELEDIYKEVIELRYFEEMSYSQIAEILGTNIGTVKSRLFKAKEFLKHLIMKDGKSEGFFR, from the coding sequence ATGATCGAAACCGATAATCCTCAACGCAAACAAACCGTAAGAGAAAAAGAAATCCAACTTCTAAAACGGATCAAAGAAGGGGATGACAAGGCATATATAGAGCTTACTGGCCCCTATCGAGAAAGATTGTACAGAAAAGCTGTCTCCATGGTAAAAGATGGAGATGACGCAGAGGATATTGTACAAGATGCACTAATCTCAGGATATCGCTCCATACGCAATTTTAGGGCCGAATCCGGGGTATATACCTGGCTGTACCGGATCGTGGTCAATAAATCTAAGGACCTTCTGGCCAAAAGAAAGAGAGCCAGAGAGAATTCCATGGACGATTCGGAGTTCCAGGTCACCGACGATCGTATCAGCTTCGAAAAAAAAGTAGAACTTTCCGACGAGAGTAACTATCTAATCAACAAAATAGGCGAACTCGAGGATATATACAAAGAAGTCATCGAGCTCCGATATTTCGAGGAAATGTCCTATTCACAAATAGCAGAGATTCTCGGAACCAATATTGGAACAGTCAAAAGCCGGCTCTTTAAGGCAAAGGAATTTTTGAAACATCTGATTATGAAGGATGGGAAGAGCGAAGGCTTTTTTAGGTAG